CCCTCCACCAGCTCCATGCGGATGGATTCGTTCTCCACGTTATGGTTGCGGGTGGTGAACTGCTGGCGCACCTTCAGGTAATCGATATGCAGGCTGGCCACCACCTGGCCGCCATCGCGCGACAGCACCTCGGTCTTGCCGCACCAGGGCAGGAAACGGCTGTAGTTTTCGATATCGTCCACCAGCGCGTACATCTGCGCCGGGGTATGCGCCACCAGGACGCTTTTTTCGACAAGCTGCATCGGCAAAAACCCGGCCCGGCCGGGATCCCGGAACTGACAATCAAGCCCTAATTCTAACAAAAACCGCTTGTCGCCGCCCGCCGGCCCGAAACGGCGCGGATCGTTCAACATCAAGCCACTGAAAAGACACGACTTTGGTTGCGCGGCCGCTTCTGATACAATGTCGGATTCAAAGGAACTCACCGTCACATGAGCATCATCCAGAACCGCAAGGCTTTCCACGACTACTTCATCGAGGAAAAACTCGAGGCCGGGCTTGTGCTGGAAGGGTGGGAAGTCAAGGCCATCCGCGCCGGCCGCGTGCAGCTGAAGGAAAGCTACGTCGATTGGAAAAACGGCGCCTTCTGGCTGATAGGCTGCCACATCACTCCGCTGCAGTCCGCCTCCACCCACGTCAAGCCAGACCCTGTTCGCCCGCGCAAACTGCTGATGTCGCAAGAGCAAATCAATCGCTTCATCGGCAAGGTGGAACGCGCCGGCTACACCATGATGGCGCTGGATCTGCATTACGCCAAAGGCAACGTCAAGGCCGAAGTGGGCCTGGCCAAGGGCAAGAAGCTGCACGATAAGCGCGACACCGAGAAAGACCGCGAATGGCAGCGCGAGAAGCAGCGCGTGATGAAGAACCAACGGGGCGCGGCATGAAGCGCGGCGCCTCCCTGCCCATCGCCCTGATCTGCGTCGGCAGCGTCTGGCTGCTGAAAAGCACCGCCCTGCTGCCCAACACCTCCACCCTGCTCGCCCTGCTGCTGTTCGCGGCGGGCGTGTTGCTATTCGCGCTGGACGGCTTCAACAAATCCACGCTGGTGACCAGCCCGATGCTGGCCTACTCCGGAGCCAGCGTCTACGCGATAGACCAGCTCGGCCTGCGCGCCACCCACTTCGTGGCGCTGGGCATGGTATTGATGGGCGCCCTGCTGCTGGCCGCGCGCAGCGACCGCGTGCCGGAGCGCTCAGAACCTCGCCGCCGGCTACCGCCCGACGAAGACTGAGCGCGGCGAAACCGCAAAATAATTTTCAGCATTGACGATAATGGCCTTAACGGCCTGCATTACTTTTCAAGGATAGGCATGGACAAGATCCTCATTCTCGACTTCGGCTCCCAGGTCACCCAGCTGATCGCCCGCCGCGTACGCGAAGCTCACGTTTACTGTGAGCTTCATTCTTTCGACATGCCCATCGAAGAGATCCAGGCCTTCGCGCCCAAGGCTATCATTCTGTCCGGCGGCCCCAATTCGGTGTACGAGTCCGACTACCAGGCCGATCCCAAACTGTTCGAGCTGGGCGTGCCGGTGCTGGGCATCTGCTACGGCATGCAGTTCATGGCCCAGACCCTGGGCGGCAAGGTGGAAAGCGGCGACAAGCGCGAGTTCGGCTACGCCCAGATCAAGGCCCGCCACCACTCCAAGCTGCTGGAAGGTCTGCAGGACCAGATCGACGACGCCGGCAACGGCTATCTCGACGTCTGGATGAGCCACGGCGACAAAGTGACCGCGCTGCCGGCCGGCTTCCAAGTGATCGCCGAAACCCCATCCTGCCCGTACGCAGCGATGGCCGACGAAGCCCGCGGCTTCTACGGCGTGCAGTTCCACCCGGAAGTGACCCACACAAAGCGCGGCACTGAAATCATCCACCGCTTCGTGCTGCACGTGGCCGGCTGCAAACCCAGCTGGACCATGCCCAACTACATCGATGAAGCGGTGAAGAAGATCCGCGAGCAAGTCGGCGACGAAGAAGTGATCCTCGGCCTGTCCGGCGGCGTGGACTCCTCGGTGGCCGCCGCGCTGATCCATCGCGCCATCGGCGACCAACTCACCTGCGTCTTCGTCGACCACGGCCTGCTGCGCCTGAACGAAGGCAAGATGGTGATGGAAATGTTCGCCCAGAACCTGGGCGTCAAGGTGGTCCATGTGCAGGCCGAAGCCGACTTCATGGCCAAGCTGGCCGGCGAGTCCGACCCAGAGAAGAAGCGCAAGATCATCGGCGCCGAATTCATCGAAGTCTTCGACCGCGAGTCCGGCAAGCTGACCAACGCCAAGTGGCTGGCCCAGGGCACCATCTACCCGGACGTGATCGAATCGGCCGGCGCCAAGACCAAGAAGGCGCACACCATCAAGAGCCACCACAATGTGGGCGGCCTGCCGGAAGACATGAACCTGAAACTGCTGGAGCCGCTGCGCGAGCTGTTCAAGGACGAAGTCCGCCAGCTGGGCGTAGCCCTGGGCCTGCCGCACGACATGGTCTATCGCCATCCGTTCCCGGGCCCGGGCCTGGGCGTGCGCATCCTGGGCGAAGTGAAGAAGGAATACGCCGACCTGCTGCGCCAGGCCGACGCCATCTTCATCGAAGAGCTGCGCAACACCGTCGACGAGAAGACCGGCAAGAACTGGTACGAACTGACCAGCCAGGCCTTCGCCGTGTTCCTGCCGGTGAAGTCCGTCGGCGTGATGGGCGACGGCCGCACTTACGACTACGTCGTCGCATTGCGCGCCGTGGTGACCAGCGACTTTATGACCGCCCACTGGGCGGAGCTGCCCTACAGCCTGCTGGGCCGCGCGTCCAACCGCATCATCAACGAAGTCCGCGGCATCAACCGCGTGGTTTACGACGTATCCGGCAAACCGCCGGCGACGATCGAGTGGGAGTGATTCCACGTTAGGCTGGCATCTCCCAGCACATAAAATCCTCAAGCCCGCGTCGCCGCGGGCTTTTTTCTGTCTCGGCATTAGGCCGCCACAGGGTACCCGCCCTCTTCCAAGACCTATTGAGATGGGAACTGACGCGCCATTCGCTCTTTCATGCTTGGCTGATGTCGTCAAGAACGCCGCCAGGCGGGCACTTAGGTCTATGCCAACAGCCACGCCTCCCGAAAAACAATGCGATAGGAATATGATTATTACCGCAGTATGGCCATCCCGCGCTAAACTGGCGACCATGCGCGAGCGAGCCGCCCCCTAAACGGACTCGCTCTTTACCATAGCGATGCCGCCAGATCGGCATCCCAAGCACCGTGATTGACCATGACTGACTCCCGATCCACCCCGCTCACCCGCACCGATTACAAGACGCTGGGCCTGGCCGCGCTGGGCGGCGCGCTGGAAATCTACGATTTCATCATCTTCGCCTTCTTCGCCACCACGCTGAGCAAGTTGTTCTTCCCGCCGGACATGCCTGAATGGCTGCGGCTGCTGCAAACCTTCGGCATCTTCGCCACAGGCTACCTGGCGCGGCCGCTGGGCGGCATCCTGATGGCGCATTTCGCCGACCGGCTGGGCCGCAAGCGCGTGTTCAGCCTCACCATTCTGATGATGGCCGGCCCCTGTCTATTGATAGGCCTGATGCCCACCTATGCCGACATCGGCATCCTCGCCCCGCTGGTTTTGCTGTCGCTGCGCATCCTGCAGGGCGCGGCGGTTGGCGGAGAAGTGCCCAGCGCCTGGTCCTTTGTCGCCGAACACGCGCCACCCGGCCGCCGCGGCTACGCGCTGGGCGTGCTTCAGGCCGGTCTGACCTTCGGCTATCTGCTGGGCGCGCTGACCGCCACCTTTCTCGCCCGCGTGTTCACGCCGCAGGAAATGCTGGACTACGCCTGGCGCATTCCCTTCCTGCTGGGCGGCCCCTTCGGCCTCCTGGGCGTATGGCTGCGTCGCTGGCTGAGCGAAACGCCGGTATTCCTGGCGATGCGCGAGCGCCAGACCGAGCGCGCGTCCTACCCGCTGGCCAACGTGCTCCGCCGCCATAAGGGCGCGCTGCTGCCGGCCGCGGCGCTGACCTGCGTCCTCACCTCGGCGGTGGTGGTGCTGGTGGTGGTGACGCCCACACTGCTGCAGCAACGGTTCGGCCTGCACGCGGACCACGCCTTCGCGCTCAGCAGCGTCGGCATCGTGTTTCTCAATATCGGCTGCGTGATCGCCGGCCACGTCTGCGACCGAATCGGGCAACGCCGCAGCCTGCTGCTGTATTGTCTGCTGCTGCCGATAGGCATCGCCGCGCTGTACGCGGACCTGATCGGCAACTGGGGCTGGACCGGCCTCGCCTACGCCTTCGCCGGTCTGTGCTGCGGCATCGTCGGCGTAGTGCCGTCCATCATGGTGGGCATGTTTCCCGCAGACGTGCGCGTGTCGGGCATCTCGTTCACCTACAACATCGCCTACTCGGCCTGGGCCAGCGTCACGCCGCTGCTGCTGATCGCGGCCATGCCGTGGAGTCCATGGATTTGCGTGCTGTACTGCGCGCTGCTGGCGCTGGCGGGGCTGCTCTGCGCCGGCGTCGCCCGCCGCGCGCAGGAACCTTCGCTGGACGAGGCGCTCTACCAACATGGATAGGCCGCCGGCGCGGAGGTTTGACTCTGCCGCCGCGGCCTGTTAGCTTGGGCTTGACTCGGCCGGCGTGCTGCGCCGCGTCATGAGCCGCTTCTTTTCAACATTCGCCAGGAGGTTGTCATGTCCACTGCCGCTAGCGCCAAGGAAAAAGAACAATTGCTGGATGACGTGCGCCAGGTGCTGAACAGCACCGAAGAGTTGATCAACACCGCCGTCGACGACGGCAGCCAGCACAGCAAGGAGCTGCGCAAACGCCTGTCCGACAAGCTGGGCACCGCCAAAGCCAAGCTGCGCGACGCCGAAGTGGCCGTAGTGGGCAAGGCCAAGGAAGCCGCCAAGGCCACCGACCAATACGTGCACGACAACCCGTGGAAATCCATCGGCATCGCCGCCGGCGTGGGCTTCCTGCTGGGCATGCTGGTATCCCGCCGCTAAGCTCGATGTCCGATCCCGCTCAAGCCCCCCGCCCCGGCACCCTTCGTTCGTTCGCGGGCGGCTTGGCGTCGCTGCTGCTGACCCGTGCCGAACTCGCCGCGCTGGAAGCGCAAGAGCTGAAAGACGAGATTGTCGGCAATTTGCTGCAAGGCATGCTGGGCATGGTGCTGCTGGGCTGCGGCCTGATCGCCGCGGTGCTGGCGCTGTGGGCGCTGACGCCGGCACCATGGCGCATCGCCGTCATGGCCGGCTTGGCGCTGTTGCTGTGCGGCGGCGGACTTAGCCTGCTGCTGGCGCTGCGGCGACGCTTGCGCCGACAGGCGCCGCCGTTTTCCGCCACGCTGGAAGAAACCCGCAAGGATTGGGCCGCTCTGGGTCCAGGTGGGGAACGCGCATGAGCCCGCAGGACAGGGAACTGAAGAAACAGCTGCTAGTGATGAAGGGCGAAGCCCTGCGCGTCAAATTGCGGCTGGAAAAACAGCGGCTGCTGCTGCCGTTGCAGTGGGCCGGTGATGGTTTCTCCGTCTGGCGCTCGCCCGGCCTGGCCGCCGCGCTGGAGGCGCTGAGTAGATTCGTACCGGACGGCAAGCTGGGCCGCTGGCTGAAAGACGGCGCCAGACTGTGGGCCGTCTGGCGTCTGCTGCGCCGCGCGCTCAGCCGCTGACGCCCAGGCGACGGCAAGCGGCTCTCCACGCCATCAGGCGCTCGCCGTCTCTCCGCTCTCTGCCGGCGCGCTGACATCGACCGCCATCTGCTCGCCCATCGCAGCCAGGGCCTCAGGCCCACCCTTGAGTATCTTGTCGACATCCTCCAGCGACTTTTCCGCTTTCTGGATGTCCTCGCGCAGCCCCCTCTCCTTGTGCTCGTCCTGGCTCTTCAGCTGTTGGGCCATCTGTTTGACGAACGCTTTCACCATGTTCAAGACCTGCTTCATTTCCTGGATATCCGGATCGGAAGCCACAGGATTGCCCTTCATCAGCATGCTGCGCAGCGCGGCTCTGGAATCCACCGCCTGCGCCTGCGGGACATCCTGATTTTTTGCCGCTTCGCCGGCCGCCTCCTGCTTGGCGTCTGCCGAAGCAGGGACGCCCGCCGCGCCAGCCGCATCCTGCCGTTCCCTGTCCTCGCCAGACCGAGTAGGCTCTTCCGGCTTGGCCGCGGCGAGCGCGGCGTCAGCCGCTGCTCCCGCGCCCGTGCCGCCGGCATCGACAGCGGAATCGCCAGCCGCCTGCTCATCCGCAGCGCCTGCGGCCGGCTCAGCCCCCTCTCCGCCAGCAGGCGATTCGCCCGCAGCCTGGCCCTCCCCGGCGCGGACCGCCATCTGCTGATCCACCGCGCTCTCCGTCATGCTGGCCACCAGCTCTTTCAAAGACCGGGCCAGCCTGGCCAATTCCGACGCCAGCGCGCGCAGACTGGCCTTGTCGTGCACCATCATCATTTGCTGACGCAAAGCCTCCACCCTTTGCTTCAGGAGAGCCTTCTGCATGGCGTTCGCCTCGCTGCTTTGCTTCTGAGTCGGGCGGCTCAGATCCACCCGCAACTTCTGCATATAGGCCTGCAGCCCCTGATTCAACGACTTCTGCAGCGCGCTTAACGGATCCGGCAGCTTGGCCTGAAGAGGATTTTGGGCATTGTTTTCTTGGAGGTCTGAGGGCGTCGCGCCGCCCCCTTTGGCGGCGGCGGCCGGCGTCGGGCTCTGCCTCCACAGGTTGATGCCGGATGGCGAAGACGGAATCACGGGCATGGCTATTCTTTCTGCTATTTTCTTACCATATCGTCACGAATCCGCAATTCTTTATGCCAAATAAGGCAATCTTCATGTTAAAACGGGATTTCCGCATGCCAGACCGGCGCAAGAGTCCATTCGTTTTGCCCCGCGCGGGAAACGCGCGATAATGACAGCATCGCCGCAACCGTTTTTCACGCCGACTCTCCGTGACGCTTTCTTCCCCACCGCTGCCGCCGACGGCCATATCCTGGCTGGCCCAGCTGAATATTCATACCCGCCAGCAGTTGCGCGACCGCGGCGCGGTCACCGTCTTTCTGCAATTGAAAGCCGCCGGCCACACCGCCACCCGACGACTGTTGTTCGCGCTGGAGGCCGCTGCCCGCGGCATACACTGGCAGCAACTGCGGGATGACGACAAAGCCGAGCTGCTGCGCCTGCTATCCGCCCATCCGCCGGTGGCCCTGCCGCCGGATGCTCGCGATTGCCGCCGCCACATGCAGCTGGCGCGGGAGCTGGCGGCGCAGGCCGCAGCCGAGGGCGAAGTGCCGGTGGGCGCGCTGGTGGTGAAGGACGGAGAGATCATCGGCCGCGGCTACAATCAGCCGATAGGCCGCCACGACCCGTCCGCCCACGCCGAAATGCAGGCGCTGCGCGACGCCGCCGCGCGCCTGGGCAACTACCGGCTCGACGGCTGCGACCTCTACGTGACGCTGGAGCCCTGCCCGATGTGCAGCGGCGCCATCCTGCACGCGCGCGTCTCCCGCGTGATCTACGGCGCCGCCGACGCCAAGACCGGAGCGGCCGGGAGCACCATCGACCTGTTCGCCGATCCGCGGCTCAACCACCACGCGGCGGTATTCGGCGGCGTGGAGGCGGAAGCCTGCGCCGAACAGCTATCCGCCTTCTTCCGCCAACGGCGGCAATCGGCCGGGGAGGCCTGACATGCGCCGGCTCATCGCCATTCTGCTCGCCTGCCTGGCCGGCCAGTCCTTCGGAGCCGGCATCGACGACGCGGCGCTGATCCTGCAGGCGCAAACCGATGGCCCGCTGCGCGCCACCCATCCCAACACCCGCCATTACGGCGCGCCCTGGGTCTGGGTAAGCGTCAAATCGCAAACGCTTCGCCTGTTGGACGGATGGGGCCTGATACAGAAGGAATACGTGGTCTCCACCGCCAAAAACGGCGTGGGCGAAACGAGCGGCAGCTACCAGACCCCGCGCGGCTGGCACAGCGTCTGCGAAAAATTGGGCGACGGCGCCGAGGAAAACACCATTATTTTCCGGCGCAAGGTGACGCCGTGGAAATACACGCCCGAGCTGCACGCCCAGTATCCGAACAAGGACTGGATCCTCACCCGCATCCTGTGGCTATGCGGACAGGAGCCCGGCCTGAACCAGGGCGGCAACGTGGACAGCTATGATCGCGCCATCTACATCCACGGCGCCGGAGATCATGTACCATGGGGCCGTCCCAGCTCGCTGGGCTGCGTCCGCATGAAAAACCGCGATGTGATTGAACTGTTCGATGCCGTGCCCAACGGCACCGACGTATGGATAGACGAGAACTCCTGATGCATTCCGCCCTGAACTTGGCCACTCCGGCCCTGCTGTTTCCCGCCGTCTCGCTGCTGCTCTTGGCCTACACCAACCGTTTCCTGGGGCTGGCCGGCATCATCCGCAACCTGTACGAGGAATACCGCGACAGCCAGGACCAGAAAATCCTGCGCCAGATCGGCAACCTGCGCACCCGCATCACGCTGATCAAGTGGATGCAGTTCATGGGCATCGCCAGCCTATTCCTGTGCACGGTGGCCATGTTCCAGATCTATACCGGCTGGCAGGCCACCGGGGAAGTGACCTTCGGCGCCAGCCTGCTGTGCATGATCGCTTCGCTGGCGGTGTCGCTGCTGGAGCTGGTGCGCTCGTCGGACGCGCTCAACATTCTGCTGTCCGACCTGCAGGCGGAATACGACCGCCGCCATTGATCCCCTGCCGCAAACGAAAAAGCGCCCGCGATCGGGCGCTTTTTTGCGTCCATTGAACTCGCTCAGCCGATCAGGCCAGCCGCGCCATCCTTGCGCGCCACCATCAGGTGCAGCGGCAGATCCACCCGCCGGGTCTGGCCTCTCGGCCCCCAGGCGCGGGTGATGCGCTGACAGGCGTCGTCCAGAATGCTCTCCCCCAGCGCCTGCTTGCACAGCTTGCTGGCCGACGTGGTGTTGAGAAAGCCCAGGAAATGATCCAGCGCCCAATCGTTGCTGATGGTGAAGCTGGGCGCCTTCAACAGCGGCAACGGACAGCCGCTGCCGCGGAAATCGTCCCACAACAGCTGGCAGCGGCTGGACCAGAACGGCTCGATGATGGACCACAGCACGCTGCAGGCGCGGTCGATTTCCGGCGACACCACGCAATGGTGATAGCCCCAGGCGGCGAAAATGCCGCCTGGCTTCAGCACCCGCTCCATTTCCGGCCAGAACGACGGCAGATGGAACCAGTGCAGCGCCTGCGACACGCAGATCAGGTCAAAGCAGTCGTCGTCGAACGGGGTCACTTCGGCCGGGCATTCGCGGTAATACACCTGTGTATGCGGCTCCGCCGCGGACAACTGGGTGGAACTGATGTCGGTGGCGTCGACGCGCGAGAAGTTCTGTCCCAGCCTGACCGCCGTCTGCCCGCTGCCGGTCGCGCAGTCCCACGCGCGCTGGTTGCCGGGACACAACGGCAACAGCCAGTCATACAGCGCTTCCGGGTAAGCCGGACGGAAACGCGCGTACAGATCGGAGTAAAGATTGAAGGTGGCGACGGAGCCGAGTTCCATATTCATTACTCGCTAGGTAAAAACACTGAAACAATGCCGGAAACATTTTTAGTATGTATGCCCTAAGCCACAGATTTGCAAGATAAAAAATGGAAAACATCGCAGATTGCCATGCTGTGCCGTCAGTCTGCAACACGGGAGTCCCCGCAGCGGCCGCGACACAAAAAAAACCGCTCCATTTGGAGCGGTTTTTCTGCGCGCTGTCAGGCCGCGCTGACCGGAATCTTTCCAATCTTCACTCGCCATTCCGCCGGGCCGGTGTTGTGCACCGAGGTGCCACAGGAATCCACCGCCACCGTCACCGGCATGTCCTTGACCTCGAACTCGTAGATCGCCTCCATGCCCAGGTCGGCGAAGCCCACCACCTTGGACGCCTTGATCGCCTTGGACACCAGGTAGGCGGAACCGCCCACCGCCATCAGGTACACCGCCTTGTTGTCCTTGATCGCCTCGATCGCCGCCGGGCCGCGCTCGGCCTTGCCTATCATGCCCAACAGGCCGGTCTGCTCCAGCATCTGGCGCGTGAACTTGTCCATGCGGGTGGCGGTGGTGGGGCCGGCCGGGCCGACCACTTCATCGCGCACCGGATCGACCGGGCCGACGTAGTAGATGAAGCGGTTGGTGAAGTCCACCGGCAGCTTCTCGCCCTTGTTCAGCATGTCGATCATGCGCTTGTGCGCGGCGTCGCGGCCGGTCAGGATCTTGCCGTTCAGCAGCAGCACATCGCCCGGCTGCCAGCTGGCCACTTCGTCCTTGGTGATCTTGTCCAGATCCACGCGCTTGCCGTTGGACGCGTCGTAGGTGATGTCCGGCCAGTCTTCCAGCTTGGGCGGCTCCAGATGGGCCGGGCCGTTGCCGTCCAGATGGAAATGGATGTGGCGGGTGGCGGCGCAGTTCGGGATCATCGCCACCGGCAGCGAGGCCGCGTGGGTCGGGTAGTCCAGAATCTTCACATCCAGCACCGTGGTCAGGCCGCCCAGGCCCTGGGCGCCGATGCCCAGCGCGTTGACCTTCTCGAACAGCTCCAGGCGCAGCGCTTCGACGCGGGACAGTTCCGCGCCGGCGGCGGCCTTGGCCTTCAACTCGTGGATGTCGACATGGTCCATCAGGCTTTCTTTGGCCAGCAGCATGGCCTTTTCCGGCGTGCCGCCGATGCCGATGCCGAGGATGCCCGGCGGACACCAGCCGGCGCCCATGGTCGGCACCGTCTTCAGCACCCAATCCACGATGGAGTCGGACGGATTCAGCATCGCCAGCTTGGACTTGTTCTCCGAGCCGCCGCCCTTGGCCGCGCAGATCACGTCCACCTGGTCGCCTTCGACGATCTCGAAGTGCACCACGGCCGGGGTGTTGTCCTTGGAGTTCTGGCGCTTGCCTGCCGGGTCCAGCAGCACGGAGGCGCGCAGCTTGTTGTCCGGATGGTTGTAAGCGCGGCGCACGCCCTCGTTGACCATCTCCTGCACGCTCAAAGCGGCATCCCACTGCACTTTCATGCCCACTTTGAGAAACACCACGGCGATGCCGGTATCCTGGCAGATCGGGCGCTGGCCTTCGGCGCACATGCGGCTGTTGACCAGGATTTGCGCCATCGCGTCCTTGGCGGCGATGCTCTCCTCGTTCAAGTAAGCCTGGTACAGCGCGTCGATATAGTCCTTCGGGTGGTAGCAGCTGATGTACTGGAAGGCATCGGCGATGCTCTGGATGAAGTCTTCCTGGCGGATGATGGTCATAAGGCTGTCTCGAGAAACCGGGCGCCGGTGGGGCCGCCCGTGAATTACCCCGCCGCCGGCGCCCTGTCCGTCCAGCGCCGCGCGACAACTAAAAACCTAGTTTTGATTGTAACACCGTCTGTCATGAACTTTGACCCCGGACAAAGCGCGGCGGCGGCCATTCGAGGCGGCACCGCAAACAAAGCCGCAGAACCCGGGCTCGGCGGCGGCGCAATGGCGAAAGGCCTGGCCGCGATCATTCGCTGGTGCTGGTGTTCCAATACGCCTGATGGATGTAGGGGTTGCCCGCCAGCTCGGCGGCGATGCGGTCCAGTTCATCCGAATCCACCGAGGTGGCCAGCAGGGTGGCGGTCATCTCCACCTCGTTGTCGCTGAACGCTTCCACGTCCAGATCGCCCACCGGATAGTTGGCCTGCTCCAGCATGCCGCTCACCTGGGCCAGCACCCGCTTCTGCTCGTCGCGGCTGGCGATCACGCACAGCTGGTAGGTCACTTCGCTGGAGTCGTCATCCAGCGGGCGTCGGTTGATGGAGTTGACCACCGGCCGCAACAGCGTGTTGACCGCCAGCACGAACACGGCGGTCAATATGGCCTGGCCAAGCATGCCGGCGCCGGCGCAGGCGCCGGTGGCGGCCGACCCCCACAAGGTGGCGGCGGTATTGAGGCCGCGGACGTTCAAGCCCTCTTTCATGATGGTGCCCGCGCCGAGGAAGCCGACGCCAGACACCACGTAAGCCACCACCCGCGACGCGCTGCCGCTGCCGTCCAGCTGCAACGCCATATTGACGAAGGCCGCGGCGCTGACCGCCACCAGCGCGTTGGTGCGCAAGCCGGCGGTGCGCTGGCGGTACTGCCGCTCCAGGCCGATCACCGTGCCGCAGATAAAGGCCATGGTCAGGCAGACCAGTGAATGCAGCAGTCCGAACCAGTCGAGATCGAACAGATTGTGCAGGTTGTAATGCATGCGTCCTCCCGCTTTGAGGGTTTGCCGATGGCAGGACGGGTGCGTCGTGGTTTTGCCGGAAAGCCACCAGGCACCGATCCTGACGCGAAAGCTGCCCTAGGCGGCTCTCGCCAGTCGGACGGCGCGCCGGAGGACGCGCCACCGGCGACACCTTACCTTGCCGCTTGCGGGCGAGGCAAGGCATCCGGTCGCCGGCGGGACTCAGCGCTGGGCCAGCGCCGGCCGGCGCAGCCTGCCCGGATTGAGCATGCCCTGCCCCAGCGCCACGCCCAGCAGAATCATGCCGCCGCCCAACCAATGGTAATGGTGGATGGTTTCGCCCAGCAGCGCGCTGGCTAGCAAAGCGGTGAACAAGGGCAGCAGGTTCATGAAGATGGCGGTGCGGTCGCTGCCCAGCCTCTGGATGCCGCGCATCCACAGATAGGCGGCGAACAAGGATGAACCGATCCCCGCGAACAAGACCAGGCCCACGCCCTGGGCCGGCACGGCCATGCTGCGCGCGGTGAGGGTGAGCGGCAGCAGCAGCAACACCGCCAGGCTGGCCTGCAGATAGAGATTGAGCCAGGCGCCGAACGGCGGCGCCCAGCGCCGCAGCAGGATGCCGTACAAGGCATAAGACGCGGCGCCAGCCAGGATCAGCGCGTCGCCGCTGTTGACGCCGTTGGCCAGCAGGCTCACCGGATCGCCCTTGCCCAGCAGGTAAACCACGCCGGACAGCGACACCGCCACGCCCAGCCAGGCCATGGCGCTCACGCGCTGGCGAAACGCGGCGGCGTTCAGCAACAGGCCCAACAACGGCACCAGCGCGGTGATCACGCCCATATTGGTGGCGCTGGTGCTGTGCGCGGCGTAATACGCCAGGCACTGGAACATCACCATGCCCAGCGCGGACAAGGCCAGCAGCTTGCCCAGCCAGGGCTTCAGCTCGCGCGCGCGGCGGCGCAGCTGCGGCAGGCAGAACGGCGTCAGCACCAGCGCCGCCAGCAACCAGCGGTAAATGGAAATCGCCGCCGGGTCCAGCACCTGGGCGGCAGCCTTGGAAACAATCACGTTGGCGGCCCAGATCAACACCGCCAGCAATGGAAACAGCATGGCCATCACAGCCTCCTTCTACTCGATGCGTCTATTCTAGAGTCGTCCG
This genomic window from Chromobacterium phragmitis contains:
- a CDS encoding type II toxin-antitoxin system RatA family toxin, producing the protein MQLVEKSVLVAHTPAQMYALVDDIENYSRFLPWCGKTEVLSRDGGQVVASLHIDYLKVRQQFTTRNHNVENESIRMELVEGPFEQLEGVWSFKPLGDFGCKIEFSLRYQFSSRILEKLIGPVFGHISGSLVDAFIKEADRKYGDD
- the smpB gene encoding SsrA-binding protein SmpB codes for the protein MSIIQNRKAFHDYFIEEKLEAGLVLEGWEVKAIRAGRVQLKESYVDWKNGAFWLIGCHITPLQSASTHVKPDPVRPRKLLMSQEQINRFIGKVERAGYTMMALDLHYAKGNVKAEVGLAKGKKLHDKRDTEKDREWQREKQRVMKNQRGAA
- the guaA gene encoding glutamine-hydrolyzing GMP synthase; the encoded protein is MGMDKILILDFGSQVTQLIARRVREAHVYCELHSFDMPIEEIQAFAPKAIILSGGPNSVYESDYQADPKLFELGVPVLGICYGMQFMAQTLGGKVESGDKREFGYAQIKARHHSKLLEGLQDQIDDAGNGYLDVWMSHGDKVTALPAGFQVIAETPSCPYAAMADEARGFYGVQFHPEVTHTKRGTEIIHRFVLHVAGCKPSWTMPNYIDEAVKKIREQVGDEEVILGLSGGVDSSVAAALIHRAIGDQLTCVFVDHGLLRLNEGKMVMEMFAQNLGVKVVHVQAEADFMAKLAGESDPEKKRKIIGAEFIEVFDRESGKLTNAKWLAQGTIYPDVIESAGAKTKKAHTIKSHHNVGGLPEDMNLKLLEPLRELFKDEVRQLGVALGLPHDMVYRHPFPGPGLGVRILGEVKKEYADLLRQADAIFIEELRNTVDEKTGKNWYELTSQAFAVFLPVKSVGVMGDGRTYDYVVALRAVVTSDFMTAHWAELPYSLLGRASNRIINEVRGINRVVYDVSGKPPATIEWE
- a CDS encoding MFS transporter, whose protein sequence is MTDSRSTPLTRTDYKTLGLAALGGALEIYDFIIFAFFATTLSKLFFPPDMPEWLRLLQTFGIFATGYLARPLGGILMAHFADRLGRKRVFSLTILMMAGPCLLIGLMPTYADIGILAPLVLLSLRILQGAAVGGEVPSAWSFVAEHAPPGRRGYALGVLQAGLTFGYLLGALTATFLARVFTPQEMLDYAWRIPFLLGGPFGLLGVWLRRWLSETPVFLAMRERQTERASYPLANVLRRHKGALLPAAALTCVLTSAVVVLVVVTPTLLQQRFGLHADHAFALSSVGIVFLNIGCVIAGHVCDRIGQRRSLLLYCLLLPIGIAALYADLIGNWGWTGLAYAFAGLCCGIVGVVPSIMVGMFPADVRVSGISFTYNIAYSAWASVTPLLLIAAMPWSPWICVLYCALLALAGLLCAGVARRAQEPSLDEALYQHG
- a CDS encoding DUF883 family protein, encoding MSTAASAKEKEQLLDDVRQVLNSTEELINTAVDDGSQHSKELRKRLSDKLGTAKAKLRDAEVAVVGKAKEAAKATDQYVHDNPWKSIGIAAGVGFLLGMLVSRR
- a CDS encoding phage holin family protein translates to MSDPAQAPRPGTLRSFAGGLASLLLTRAELAALEAQELKDEIVGNLLQGMLGMVLLGCGLIAAVLALWALTPAPWRIAVMAGLALLLCGGGLSLLLALRRRLRRQAPPFSATLEETRKDWAALGPGGERA
- the tadA gene encoding tRNA adenosine(34) deaminase TadA, whose product is MTLSSPPLPPTAISWLAQLNIHTRQQLRDRGAVTVFLQLKAAGHTATRRLLFALEAAARGIHWQQLRDDDKAELLRLLSAHPPVALPPDARDCRRHMQLARELAAQAAAEGEVPVGALVVKDGEIIGRGYNQPIGRHDPSAHAEMQALRDAAARLGNYRLDGCDLYVTLEPCPMCSGAILHARVSRVIYGAADAKTGAAGSTIDLFADPRLNHHAAVFGGVEAEACAEQLSAFFRQRRQSAGEA
- a CDS encoding L,D-transpeptidase: MRRLIAILLACLAGQSFGAGIDDAALILQAQTDGPLRATHPNTRHYGAPWVWVSVKSQTLRLLDGWGLIQKEYVVSTAKNGVGETSGSYQTPRGWHSVCEKLGDGAEENTIIFRRKVTPWKYTPELHAQYPNKDWILTRILWLCGQEPGLNQGGNVDSYDRAIYIHGAGDHVPWGRPSSLGCVRMKNRDVIELFDAVPNGTDVWIDENS
- a CDS encoding DUF2721 domain-containing protein, whose protein sequence is MHSALNLATPALLFPAVSLLLLAYTNRFLGLAGIIRNLYEEYRDSQDQKILRQIGNLRTRITLIKWMQFMGIASLFLCTVAMFQIYTGWQATGEVTFGASLLCMIASLAVSLLELVRSSDALNILLSDLQAEYDRRH